The sequence CAACCTGGCGGGCCGGTCGGTGAACTGCCGCTACACCAAGGCGAACCTGCGGGAGATGTGGAATTCCCGCATCGACTCGGCCCGCGTCGTCGGCGGCGCGATCGAGCGTGCCGCGCGGCCGCCGCGGGTGTGGCTGCAGATGAGCACGGCGACGATCTACGCCCACCGCCACGACGCCCCGAACGACGAAACCACCGGTGTACTGGGCGGCGCCGAGCCCGGCGTGCCGGCGTACTGGTCCTACAGCGTCGACATCGCGCGGGCGTGGGAGCGCGAGCAGGAGGTCGCCGCCACGCCGCGCACGCGCAAGGTCGCGCTGCGGACGGCGATGGTGATGAGCCGCGAGCCCGGCGGCGCGTTCGAGATGCTGCACCGCCTGACCCGGCTGGGCCTGGGCGGCCCGGTCGCCGGCGGCGCGCAGTACATGTCGTGGATCCACGAGGCCGACCTGCTGCGGGCGATCGACTTCCTCATCGGGCACGACGAACTGAGCGGGCCGGTGAACCTGGCGGCCCCGCAACCGTTGCCGTACCGGGATTTCCTGCGCGAGCTGCGTGCGGCGGCGGGTGTCCCGTTCGGCCTGCCGGCGACGCGCTGGATGGCGGCGATCGGCGCGTTCGTGCTGCGCAGCGACCCGGAGTTGCTGCTGAAGAGCCGTTTCGTGGTACCGGGACGGCTCCTGGACGCCGGATTCGAGTTCGGCTTCCCGTCCTGGCCCGCCGCGGCGGCGGACCTGGTGCACGGTCCACTCAGGACGGTCAGCTGAGCTCGGCGTTGTCCCGCAGCCGCCGCAACATCAGCGCGAGGTGCAGCCGGAACCGCCCGGCGGGGGAGTCGACGTCGAACCCGAGCACGGCCTCGGCCCGGGCAAGCCGGGCCGGCATGGTGCTGTGGTGCCGGTGTAGGACCGCGGCCGCCTTGCGGGCGGAGCCGGTCGCGCAGAGGGCCGAGAGCGCGGCGAGGGTGTCTTCGCCGTGGGTCTCGCTCGCGAGCCGGTCGAGGGCGCGGACATCGGGGAGATCATCCGGAGCCAGCGTGCCGTCGAGGGCGGCGAGGCTGCCGAGGTGCTCCCAGTGGATCACGGGGTCGTCGTCGGAGGTGAACCGGAGCGCCGTGCGCGCGAAGGCCCAGGAGCGGGCGACTTCGATGGCCGGAACCGCGGGGCCGACGCCCACTCGGCGGTAGCCGGGGAGCGAGTGCCCGTTGCCGACTACCGCGGACGTTGTCGATCGCCGGGTGCCGTTCGAGTGTGGCCCCGGCTCGAGGATCGGTGCCGCCGTCCGTCCGCCACCGCCGTCCGGAATCGGGTCCGTCTCCGCCGTCAGCACCGCGCGCACAGTGCCCAGCACCGCCGACCGCCCCGCGGGTACCTCCCCGCCCACCGTCGCCAGCACCCGCAACCGCGCCGACGGGCCGAACCCGAGCAGGTGCAACGCCCGCGACCGCTCCGCCGTCCCGGCCTCCTCCGACAGCGCCAGCTCCACCAGCGCCGGGTCGCCGAGTTCCGGGCGCGGCACCCCCGAATGCTCCAGCAGGATCGCCGTCGCGATCGCGAACCGCTCCAGCAGCATGTCGTCGAGCGGGAGGGGCGTGCCCGCCCGGGCCACCCACACCACCACCCCGCCCTCCAGCTCCCGCACCGCCGACCCGTGCGGAGCCGTCCCGGGCGCGGAAACCGCGCCGCCGGGTACCGCGCGCAGGGACAGGCCGCGGCCGGGCGCGTGCACGCCGACCGGGCAGCCGGCGAGGCCGGCCGTGCTGCGCACCAGGGTGTCGAGGTCCGCGCGGGCGGTGATCAGGCGGTCGAAGAACCCGATCACCCGTACGGCGTTCTCGGCGTCGGCATCGAGCCCGGACAGCCGCAGCAGCAGCCCCTTCATGCCGCCACGATAGGCGCGCCCGCCGCCGGATGGCGAGTTCCGGGCCGCCAACGCCCGCCGCGTGGCGGTGGCCCGCGCGGGGGCGGGCGGCCGATGATCGGTGCCATGACCTACGCGATCGACCCCGAGCTGCTGCCCTGGCTGGACATGCTGCCCGCGGTGGCACTGACCGACCACGAATCCCTGCTGGCCGCGCGCTCTTCGATGTCGCAGCTGGGAGAAGTCCTCCCGAGCTACGAACCCGCGAACCCGATCGACGTCCGGGACACCGCCGTGCCCGGTCCGTCCGACGCACCGGACGTGCCGGTGCGCGTCTACGCCCCGGCCGGCCGCACCGAAGCCGTGCCCGGCCTGCTCTACATCCACGGCGGCGGGTTCGTCCTCGGCGACCTGGACATGTTCCACACCACGCTGCTGCGGCTGGTCGACGAGCTGGGCATCGTGATCGTGTCGGTCGACTACCGGCTGGCGCCCGAGCACCCGTTCCCGGCACCGGTCGAAGACTGCTACGCGGCACTGACCTGGCTCGAAGCCAAGGCGGACGAGCTGGGTGTCGACCCGGGCCGCCTCGGCGTCGGCGGCGAGAGCGCGGGCGGCGGGCTTTCCGCCGCCGTCGCCCTGCTGGCCCGTGATCGCGGCGGCCCGGCGCTGGCCTTCCAGTTCCTCGGCATCCCGGAACTCGACGACCGGCTCGGCACTCCGTCGATGCGGGCCTACACCGACACGCCCGTGTGGAACCGCCCGAACGCCGTCTTCAGCTGGACGAGCTACCTCGGCGCGGAACCGGGCGGCGAAGACGTTTCCCCGTACGCGGCCCCGGCGCGAGCCACCGATCTGGCCGGCCTGCCGCCCGCGTTCGTGACGACATGCCAGTTCGACCCGCTGCGCGACGAAGGCATCGAGTACGCCCGCCGCCTGGCCCACGCGGGCGTCGCGGTCGAGCTCCGCCACTACCCGGGCACGTTCCACGGCTCCGGGCTGGTCGAGGCGGCGGAGATCTCCCGGCGGATGTTCGCCGACGAGGTCGAAGCCCTGCGCCGCGGGCTGCGCGTCTGACCCACCCAGGTCCGTGAATGCCACATCGAGGGACCAAGTGTCCCTCGATGTGGCATTCACGGACTTCGTCAGGGAGCGGTGACGTCGATCAGCACCTTCCCTGTGACGCCGTCTTCGGACGTCGCGTGCGCCTTCGCCGTGTCGGCAAGGGAAAAGCGGTGGATCGGAACGCCCCGGTCCTCGCCGACCCGCAGCGCACCGTCGGCCAGCGCCGCGGTGACGTCCTCCGTGCCCGCCTTCAGCTTGTCTTCGCCCACCGTGTACAGCACCAGGAACTGGTAGCGCGCGTTCAGCCACACGTTGGCCCCGAACTCGAGGGCCACCGTCCCGGTGCCGCGGTCGTCGCCGTACATCGCGACGGTGCCGCGCGGGCGCAGCACCTCGGTGTGCAGCTTCGCGTTGACCCCGGCCGCGACTTCGACCACCACGTCGACGCCGTCGGGAGCGACTTCGCGGATCCGCGCGCCCAGTTCCGGGTCGGGGTAGCGGAAGACGTGGTGGGCGCCGGCCGTGCGGGCGAGGGCGGCCTTCTCGTCGCTGCTGACCGTCGCGATCACCGTCGCGCCGGCCCAGCGGCCGAGCTGGATCGCCGCGTTGCCGACCGCGCCCGCGCCGCCGCTGACCAGCACCGTGCGGCCCTCGAGGGCGCCGGGGGCGAGCCGGGACGGCCCGTCTTCGGCGACGGTGAGCGCCCGGTGCGCGGTCAGCGCCGGGATACCGAGCCCGGCACCCTCGTCGAAGCCCGCGCCGTCGGGCAGCCGGACCAGTTTGGCCGCGGGCAGCACCGTGTACTCCTGCGCGGTGCCCGATCCGGGCCCGTAGGCCCCGGCGATGACGACCCACACGCGGTCGCCCGCCGAGAAGCCGGTGACGTCCGGGCCGACGGCGTCGACCACGCCGGCTCCGTCCTGGTTGGGCACAGTCTCGGGGACGTCGGCGCCCGGTTCGGCGCGGGCACCGGCGCGGGCCTTCCAGTCCGTGGGGTTGACCGCGGACACCACGATCCGGACGCGGACCTCGCCCGGGCCCGGCTCCGGCACGGCGCGCTCGGTCAGCGACAGCACCTCGGGTCCGCCGTGGCGGCGGTAGACTACTGCTTTCATGTCCGGTGCAATCCCGCCCGACCCGCGGTTATTCCCCGCGCGCCGCGAAATCGACCGGTGGGAAATCGGTTTTTCGCCGCCGGGAAAAGCGGAAATCGGCGCCACGCGGGTGATCCCCCGGCCGGGCGATTTTCCGTGTTGCCCGCGCGAAACCGGCCGCCGTCACAGAAACTGAGCGCGTGGGAGAGGAAAAGCGCACGCCGGGGGACGAGCGGCCGAAGCGCGACGAGCGAGAACCGACACCGATCTTCGACGCGGTGTTCAGTGCGACGCGCGCGAAGGCGAATACGGGTAATCCGGCCCAGGAACCGGACAAAGCCGGGCGGTGAGCGGACACCTGCCACACCGGACGTGTGGCAGTTTGTTCGACGTCCGCAGTGAACATGTAGCATCTCGGGTGCCCCAGCACCCGGCGGCCGAGGAGTGACCCGTGGCAGGCGTCGTCAACAGCATGATCGCCGCCGAGTACGCGGCGGGTGCCACGATCTCCGAGCTCGCCGAGCGCTGGGGGATCGACCCCCGCCAGGTGGTCGAGCGGATCTCGGCCGCCACCCGCTCTTGAGCGCCCTCAGATCGCCCGTTCCCCCTTGCCGAGCACGACGATCCCGCCTTCGCTGACGTGGTAGTGCCCGCGGTCGCGGGCCAGGTCCACGCCGATGTGCGCGCCCGGCGGGACCACGACGTTCTTGTCCAGGATGGCCCGCCGCACCACCGCGCCGCGGCCGACGCGGGCGCCGTCGAGCAGCACCGACCCCTGCACCACCGCGCCCTGCTCGACCAGGACGTCGGGGGAGAGCACCGAGTCCACGACCTGGGCCCCGGAGATGATGCAGCCGTTGCTGACGATCGACTGGTTCGCCGAGCCGCCCTCGACGAACTTCGCCGCCGCGCGCTGGCCCGGGTGGGCGAGGATCGGCCACTTCCGGTTGTAGAGGTTGAAGATCGGGTGCGTCGAGATCAGGTCGGTGTGCGCCTCGTAGTAGCTGTCGATGGTCCCGACGTCGCGCCAGTAGCCGTGGTCGCGCTCGGTCTCGCCGGGCACGACGTTGCCGTTGAAGTTGTAGACCGCCGCTTCGCCGGACTTCACCAGCGCCGGGATGATGTCGCGGCCCATGTCGTGGTGCGAAGCCGCGTTCTCGGCGTCCGCGTGCAGCGCTTCCAGCATCACCTTGGTCGTGAAGATGTAGTTGCCCATCGACACGTACGACTCGTCGGGGGAGTCCGGCAGGCCCGGCGGGTCGTCCGGCTTCTCCATGAACGCGTCGATCATCAGCCCGTCGGTGGTGCGGATGACGCCGAACGAGCTCGCCTCCGACCGCGGGACGCGGATCCCGGCCACCGTCACGCCGGCGCCCGAAGCGATGTGGGCGTCCAGCATCTGCCGGGGGTCCATCCGGTAGATGTTGTCCGCGCCGAACACCGCGATGTAGTCGGGGTCCTCGTCGTAGACCAGGTTGAGGCTCTGGTGGATCGCGTCGGCGCTGCCCTGGTACCAGCGCGGCCCCAGCCGCTGCTGCGCCGGCACCGGCGTGACGTACTCGCCGGTGAGCGACGAGAGGCGCCACGTCGTCGAGATGTGCCGGTCGAGCGAGTGCGACTTGTACTGCGTCAGCACGCACAGCCGCCGGAACCCGCCGTGCACCAGGTTCGACAGCACGAAGTCGACCAGCCGGTGCACACCCCCGAAGGGCACGGCGGGTTTGGCGCGGTCGGCGGTCAGCGGCATCAGCCGCTTGCCCTCGCCGCCCGCGAGCACGATGCCCAGCACGTCGGCTCCAGTGTTCACGACGACCTCCCGCACGCTTCGTAGAGGGCGACCGTCCGTTCGGCGATCGCCCTCCAGCCGAACTCGCCGACCGCGCGCTCGCGGCCGGCCGTACCCATCGCGGTGGCCCGCTCCGGGGACCCCACCACTTCGTTCAGCGCGGCGGCCAGTCCCGCCTCGAACCCCTCGGCGTCACGCTCGTCGTAGTGCACGAGCAGGCCGGTCCGGCCGTCGTCGACGACCTCCGGGATGCCGCCGACGTCGCTGGCCACCACGGGCGTGCCGCACGCCATCGCCTCGAGGTTCACGATCCCGAGCGGCTCGTAGACCGACGGGCAGGCGAACACCGCGGCGTGGGTGAGCAGCTGGACGACCTCGTCGCGCGGCAGCATCTCGGGGATCCAGCGGACCCCGGTGCGGGACTGCTCCAGCTCGGCGACCAGGCCGCGGAACTCCGCGTCCAGCTCCGGCGTGTCCGCCCCGCCGGCGCACAGCACCAGCTGGACGCCCGGGTCGAGCTTGGCGCCGGCGCGGACCAGGTGCGGGACGCCCTTCTGCCGGGTGATCCGGCCGACGAACAGCACGTAGGGCCGGTCCGGGTCGATGCCGTGCTTGGTGAGGGCGTCGCGGCCCGGGTCGGGCCGGTAGAGCGTCGTGTCGATGCCGTTGTGGATCACGTGCACGCGCTCGGGCGGCACCGCGGGGTAGGCGGCGAGGACGTCCCGGCGCATGCCGCCGCTGACCGCGACGATCGCGTCGGCGGACTCGTAGGCCTCGCGCTCGATCCACGACGAAACGCGGTAGCCGCCGCCGAGCTGTTCGGCCTTCCACGGCCGCAGCGGCTCCAGCGAGTGCGCGGTGACGACATGCGGGATGCCGTGCGTCAGCTTGGCCAGGTGCCCGGCCAGGTTCGCGTACCAGGTGTGGCTGTGCGCGAGGTCGTGACCTTCGAGGGCGTTCGCCATGGACACGGCGATGTCCATGGTCGTGAACGCGGGCTGGCGGTAGCCGTGGGGATCCGTGTGCCCGGTGGCGCCGGCGCGGTCCGCGCCCCAGCAGTGCACGTCGAGATCGACCAGCGGCCGCAACTCCCGGGCGAGGAACTCCACGTGGACCCCGGCGCCGCCGTAGACCTCCGGCGGGTACTCCCGGGTGAGCAGGCCGACCTTCATGACCGGAACCCTATGGCCTCACGGGGGTTTCGCGCAGTCTGACGTCCAGGGGAAATACTGGAGTTTTCGGTCACGGTTCCCGGGTGAAGACGAAGTGGCCGACGCCCTTCGCCGCGGACCGGACCTGCCAGTCGCCCGGTCCGGTCGCCGGGCCGGACGCGTACTGCATCCGGAAGTCCGGCTTGCGCGGGGCCACCGAGGTGTCCAGCCAGTGGTAGTTCACCCGCAGCGCCAGGCTCATCAGCGGGTTCGCCGTCGCGATCCGCTTCTGGACCAGCTTCACCGCCTCGCCCCGGTCGGAGAACTCGTCGAGGATGGCGCACTCGCAGAAGTAGGCCAGGGTGCCGATCTCACCGGGGCTGGCCACGCTCGCCCCGTTCAGCCGCGCGCCGAGCTCCGTGCCGACCCGCGCGTAGTCCTCGGCGCTCGCCCAGTTCCCGAACACCACCGGCGACGGCCACGGCAGGCCCTGCGCGCCGTCGACCGCGGCCGCGCTCAGCACCAGCACGCCGGTCAGCCCGAGGGCGAGCACCGGCGGCCCGGTCCGCAGTTCCGCGCGCTCGCGAGCCTGGGCGTACCAGGTGCCGAACGCGGCG is a genomic window of Amycolatopsis lexingtonensis containing:
- a CDS encoding TIGR01777 family oxidoreductase, producing the protein MKVVIPGGTGHLGRVLSRALAGGGHEVVVLTRGEGAGEQGVRNVRWDGRSAGPWTREIDGSDVVVNLAGRSVNCRYTKANLREMWNSRIDSARVVGGAIERAARPPRVWLQMSTATIYAHRHDAPNDETTGVLGGAEPGVPAYWSYSVDIARAWEREQEVAATPRTRKVALRTAMVMSREPGGAFEMLHRLTRLGLGGPVAGGAQYMSWIHEADLLRAIDFLIGHDELSGPVNLAAPQPLPYRDFLRELRAAAGVPFGLPATRWMAAIGAFVLRSDPELLLKSRFVVPGRLLDAGFEFGFPSWPAAAADLVHGPLRTVS
- a CDS encoding PucR family transcriptional regulator, coding for MKGLLLRLSGLDADAENAVRVIGFFDRLITARADLDTLVRSTAGLAGCPVGVHAPGRGLSLRAVPGGAVSAPGTAPHGSAVRELEGGVVVWVARAGTPLPLDDMLLERFAIATAILLEHSGVPRPELGDPALVELALSEEAGTAERSRALHLLGFGPSARLRVLATVGGEVPAGRSAVLGTVRAVLTAETDPIPDGGGGRTAAPILEPGPHSNGTRRSTTSAVVGNGHSLPGYRRVGVGPAVPAIEVARSWAFARTALRFTSDDDPVIHWEHLGSLAALDGTLAPDDLPDVRALDRLASETHGEDTLAALSALCATGSARKAAAVLHRHHSTMPARLARAEAVLGFDVDSPAGRFRLHLALMLRRLRDNAELS
- a CDS encoding alpha/beta hydrolase, producing the protein MTYAIDPELLPWLDMLPAVALTDHESLLAARSSMSQLGEVLPSYEPANPIDVRDTAVPGPSDAPDVPVRVYAPAGRTEAVPGLLYIHGGGFVLGDLDMFHTTLLRLVDELGIVIVSVDYRLAPEHPFPAPVEDCYAALTWLEAKADELGVDPGRLGVGGESAGGGLSAAVALLARDRGGPALAFQFLGIPELDDRLGTPSMRAYTDTPVWNRPNAVFSWTSYLGAEPGGEDVSPYAAPARATDLAGLPPAFVTTCQFDPLRDEGIEYARRLAHAGVAVELRHYPGTFHGSGLVEAAEISRRMFADEVEALRRGLRV
- a CDS encoding NADPH:quinone reductase, with the protein product MKAVVYRRHGGPEVLSLTERAVPEPGPGEVRVRIVVSAVNPTDWKARAGARAEPGADVPETVPNQDGAGVVDAVGPDVTGFSAGDRVWVVIAGAYGPGSGTAQEYTVLPAAKLVRLPDGAGFDEGAGLGIPALTAHRALTVAEDGPSRLAPGALEGRTVLVSGGAGAVGNAAIQLGRWAGATVIATVSSDEKAALARTAGAHHVFRYPDPELGARIREVAPDGVDVVVEVAAGVNAKLHTEVLRPRGTVAMYGDDRGTGTVALEFGANVWLNARYQFLVLYTVGEDKLKAGTEDVTAALADGALRVGEDRGVPIHRFSLADTAKAHATSEDGVTGKVLIDVTAP
- the glgC gene encoding glucose-1-phosphate adenylyltransferase, whose protein sequence is MNTGADVLGIVLAGGEGKRLMPLTADRAKPAVPFGGVHRLVDFVLSNLVHGGFRRLCVLTQYKSHSLDRHISTTWRLSSLTGEYVTPVPAQQRLGPRWYQGSADAIHQSLNLVYDEDPDYIAVFGADNIYRMDPRQMLDAHIASGAGVTVAGIRVPRSEASSFGVIRTTDGLMIDAFMEKPDDPPGLPDSPDESYVSMGNYIFTTKVMLEALHADAENAASHHDMGRDIIPALVKSGEAAVYNFNGNVVPGETERDHGYWRDVGTIDSYYEAHTDLISTHPIFNLYNRKWPILAHPGQRAAAKFVEGGSANQSIVSNGCIISGAQVVDSVLSPDVLVEQGAVVQGSVLLDGARVGRGAVVRRAILDKNVVVPPGAHIGVDLARDRGHYHVSEGGIVVLGKGERAI
- the glgA gene encoding glycogen synthase is translated as MKVGLLTREYPPEVYGGAGVHVEFLARELRPLVDLDVHCWGADRAGATGHTDPHGYRQPAFTTMDIAVSMANALEGHDLAHSHTWYANLAGHLAKLTHGIPHVVTAHSLEPLRPWKAEQLGGGYRVSSWIEREAYESADAIVAVSGGMRRDVLAAYPAVPPERVHVIHNGIDTTLYRPDPGRDALTKHGIDPDRPYVLFVGRITRQKGVPHLVRAGAKLDPGVQLVLCAGGADTPELDAEFRGLVAELEQSRTGVRWIPEMLPRDEVVQLLTHAAVFACPSVYEPLGIVNLEAMACGTPVVASDVGGIPEVVDDGRTGLLVHYDERDAEGFEAGLAAALNEVVGSPERATAMGTAGRERAVGEFGWRAIAERTVALYEACGRSS